A single Nicotiana tabacum cultivar K326 chromosome 5, ASM71507v2, whole genome shotgun sequence DNA region contains:
- the LOC107812284 gene encoding uncharacterized protein LOC107812284, which translates to MEVWAAQTSLLEGGHYGKAWSSKPVVHQRKQCPTWVGLWKHIRSLRTDFLQKITYRVGNGSHVKFWEDKWIGNTTLREPYPRLYQIASRENSLVAHNREGNIWNPLFRRNLQVWEINDLLLLLSSLEEFKIEEHQIDRLIWDNLTEGKYTIKANYNLLCSQNGMLEDWPWKHVWKD; encoded by the coding sequence ATGGAGGTATGGGCGGCCCAAACCAGTTTATTGGAAGGAGGTCATTACGGCAAAGCATGGAGCTCAAAACCAGTGGTGCACCAAAGAAAACAATGCCCCACATGGGTGGGACTATGGAAACATATCAGGTCTCTTCGTACTGATTTTCTCCAGAAAATAACATACAGAGTTGGCAATGGCTCTCATGTAAAATTTTGGGAGGACAAATGGATTGGTAACACAACACTGAGAGAACCATATCCTAGATTATATCAGATAGCTAGTCGTGAGAATTCATTGGTTGCTCACAACAGGGAGGGGAACATTTGGAATCCTTTATTCAGAAGAAACCTCCAAGTCTGGGAAATTAATGATCTGCTTCTACTATTATCCTCATTGGAAGAATTCAAAATTGAAGAGCATCAAATTGATAGACTCATCTGGGACAACTTAACAGAAGGAAAGTACACAATCAAGGCCAACTATAACCTCCTATGTTCACAGAATGGGATGCTTGAGGACTGGCCTTGGAAACATGTCTGGAAGGACTAG